The following coding sequences lie in one Thermomicrobium sp. 4228-Ro genomic window:
- a CDS encoding ABC transporter permease, translated as MGDLLAAEFFKLLRRPMTWITLVILVAIMVTLRGLLIALSFVSLPTAGQDQAMASDLFENLVTLPGALADTFNFIPSIGIFGVLVVAASNAGTEFAWGTIVPLLSRGASRSQLVAAKVIALLVMTVAYLLVTVLVGILLGAVASQLHLGHVPLGWLTEQWGDVLLSLLRSFWATVPYILGAIALALLFRSSALAMGIVLAYVFVEQVGFSILQLLRPSVEGTSLSWIFTVLDWTLLGQNASALQSLNSRAFLPADLSGQAAAPDLHPWRATLVLAVYSVLFLAVALRAIQRDIGTRPVSN; from the coding sequence GTGGGAGACCTGCTGGCCGCCGAGTTCTTCAAGCTCCTGCGCCGGCCGATGACCTGGATCACGCTGGTGATCCTGGTGGCGATCATGGTGACGCTGCGCGGCCTGCTGATCGCCCTCTCCTTCGTCTCCCTGCCGACCGCTGGGCAGGACCAGGCGATGGCGAGCGACCTCTTCGAAAATCTGGTCACGCTGCCGGGTGCGCTCGCCGATACGTTCAATTTCATCCCCAGCATCGGTATCTTCGGCGTGCTCGTCGTGGCAGCGAGCAATGCCGGTACCGAGTTCGCCTGGGGCACCATCGTCCCGCTCCTCTCGCGCGGTGCCTCGCGGTCGCAACTCGTCGCCGCGAAGGTGATCGCGCTCCTGGTCATGACGGTCGCCTACCTCCTCGTGACGGTGCTCGTCGGCATCCTCCTCGGAGCCGTCGCGTCGCAGCTGCACCTGGGACATGTGCCGCTCGGCTGGCTCACCGAGCAGTGGGGCGACGTCCTCCTGTCGCTGTTGCGCTCCTTCTGGGCTACCGTCCCCTACATCCTGGGCGCGATCGCCCTGGCTCTCCTCTTCCGCTCTTCCGCACTGGCGATGGGGATCGTGCTGGCTTACGTCTTCGTGGAGCAGGTGGGGTTCAGTATCCTGCAGCTGCTGCGCCCCTCGGTCGAGGGGACGAGCCTCTCCTGGATCTTCACTGTCCTGGACTGGACGTTGCTCGGCCAGAACGCCTCGGCGCTCCAGTCGCTCAACTCGCGGGCTTTCCTGCCGGCTGACCTGAGCGGGCAAGCGGCCGCCCCCGACCTCCACCCCTGGCGAGCCACGCTCGTCCTCGCCGTGTACAGCGTGCTCTTCCTCGCCGTCGCCCTGCGGGCGATCCAGCGGGATATCGGCACCCGCCCGGTGAGCAACTGA